In one Silene latifolia isolate original U9 population chromosome 10, ASM4854445v1, whole genome shotgun sequence genomic region, the following are encoded:
- the LOC141609089 gene encoding auxin-binding protein ABP19b-like: protein MVILRVVFLFSLLVLLTVSSAISVVEFCVADFNYPVGPAGYPCKNPANLTVDDFIFSGLGVPGNNSNPFKLGLTYAIDKTFPALNGLGISMLRQDIAVGGVVPIHSHRVSELILVIDGPIVSGFIDGNNVAYYKTLNKGDIMIFPQGLLHFQVNMGDKPEFFALAFVSLNSANPGFQTTTCSLFANDLPSNVIEKITLLDATQVHKMKELFGGSN from the exons ATGGTAATATTGAGAGTTGTCTTCCTATTTTCACTCCTAGTCCTTTTAACCGTTTCATCTGCTATAAGTGTTGTGGAATTCTGCGTTGCAGACTTTAATTACCCGGTGGGGCCAGCCGGATATCCATGTAAGAACCCGGCAAATTTAACCGTTGATGACTTCATATTCTCTGGCTTAGGTGTCCCAGGGAACAATTCTAACCCATTCAAACTCGGTCTGACGTATGCAATCGACAAAACATTTCCCGCTTTAAATGGGTTGGGCATTTCAATGCTCCGGCAGGACATCGCTGTGGGTGGAGTTGTCCCAATTCACTCGCATCGAGTTTCAGAGCTGATTTTGGTAATTGATGGTCCAATCGTTTCTGGTTTCATTGACGGAAATAATGTTGCCTACTATAAAACGTTAAATAAGGGTGACATTATGATATTCCCTCAAGGTTTGTTGCATTTTCAAGTAAATATGGGTGATAAACCAGAATTTTTTG CCCTTGCATTTGTAAGCTTGAACAGTGCTAATCCGGGTTTCCAAACTACTACTTGTTCTCTGTTTGCAAATGATTTGCCATCAAATGTTATTGAGAAGATCACTTTGTTGGATGCTACTCAAGTCCACAAGATGAAGGAACTCTTTGGCGGATCTAATTGA